From Streptomyces sp. NBC_00683, one genomic window encodes:
- a CDS encoding multifunctional oxoglutarate decarboxylase/oxoglutarate dehydrogenase thiamine pyrophosphate-binding subunit/dihydrolipoyllysine-residue succinyltransferase subunit, with amino-acid sequence MSSQSPSNSSISTDQEAGSGSNPAAAFGPNEWLVDEIYQQYLQDPSSVDRAWWDFFADYKPGTSGTADKPGPAAAGAAVTPAPAATTVNNAVPAEPVAKAPATAAVPAPAAPAPKAAAPAPAAPAPAKAAPAKAAPAPAKAAEATEAPAGPEYVTLRGPSAAVAKNMNASLELPTATSVRAVPVKLLFDNRIVINNHLKRARGGKISFTHLIGYAMVQALKAMPSMNHSFAVKDGKPTLVKPEHINLGLAIDLVKPNGDRQLVVAAIKKAETLNFFEFWQAYEDIVRRARVGKLGMDDFSGVTASLTNPGGIGTVHSVPRLMPGQGLIMGVGAMDYPAEFQGTSQDTLNKLGISKVMTLTSTYDHRVIQGAASGEFLRVLSQLLLGENDFYDEIFKALRIPYEPVRWLKDIDASHDDDVTKAARVFELIHSYRVRGHVMADTDPLEYRQRKHPDLDINEHGLTLWDLERDFAVGGFAGQTLMKLRDILGVLRESYCRTTGIEFMHIQDPKERKWLQDRVERPRPAPEREEQLRILRRLNAAEAFETFLQTKYVGQKRFSLEGGESVIPLLDAVIDSAAEARLDEVVIGMAHRGRLNVLANIVGKSYAQIFREFEGNLDPRSMHGSGDVKYHLGAEGTFTGLDGEQIKVSLAANPSHLEAVDPVLEGIARAKQDIINKAGTDFTVLPVALHGDAAFAGQGVVAETLNMSQLRGYRTGGTVHVVINNQVGFTAAPEASRSSMYATDVARMIEAPIIHVNGDDPEAVVRVARLAFEYRQTFNKDVVIDLICYRRRGHNEGDNPEFTNPQMYTLIDKKRSVRKLYTESLIGRGDITLEEAEQALQDFQGQLEKVFAEVREATSAPSQPHVPDVQAEFPVAVNTAVSSEVVKLIAESQVNIPDGITVHPRLMPQMQRRAASVDNGTIDWGMGETLAIGSLLMEGTPVRLAGQDTRRGTFGQRHAVLVDQKTGEDYTPLLYLSDDQARYNVYDSLLSEYAAMGFEYGYSLARPESLVIWEAQFGDFVNGAQTVVDEFISSAEQKWGQTSGVTLLLPHGYEGQGPDHSSARPERFLQMCAQDNMTVAMPTLPSNYFHLLRWQVHNPHHKPLIVFTPKSMLRLKAAASKAEEFTTGGFRPVIGDESVKAEAVRKVVFCAGKLYYDLDAEREKRGDTETAIIRLERLYPLPGAEIQAEIAKYPNAEKYLWAQEEPANQGAWPFIALNLIDHLDLAVGADVPHGERLRRISRRHGSSPAVGSAKRHQAEQTQLVNEVFEA; translated from the coding sequence GTGTCGTCTCAGTCCCCCAGTAACTCGAGCATCTCGACCGATCAAGAAGCAGGCTCCGGGTCCAACCCGGCGGCCGCATTCGGCCCCAATGAGTGGCTTGTCGACGAGATCTACCAGCAGTACCTCCAGGACCCCAGTTCGGTCGATCGCGCCTGGTGGGACTTCTTCGCCGACTACAAGCCGGGCACGTCCGGCACGGCGGACAAGCCCGGCCCCGCAGCCGCGGGGGCTGCGGTGACCCCGGCTCCCGCCGCGACCACCGTCAACAACGCCGTTCCGGCCGAGCCGGTGGCGAAGGCCCCGGCCACGGCCGCGGTGCCCGCACCCGCCGCTCCGGCGCCGAAGGCGGCGGCCCCTGCTCCGGCAGCGCCCGCCCCGGCGAAGGCAGCGCCCGCGAAGGCCGCACCGGCGCCCGCCAAGGCCGCCGAGGCGACCGAGGCTCCGGCCGGCCCGGAGTACGTGACGCTGCGCGGCCCCTCGGCCGCCGTCGCGAAGAACATGAACGCCTCGCTGGAGCTGCCGACGGCCACGTCCGTCCGCGCCGTTCCGGTGAAGCTGCTCTTCGACAACCGCATCGTCATCAACAACCACCTCAAGCGGGCCCGCGGCGGGAAGATCTCCTTCACCCACCTCATCGGCTACGCGATGGTGCAGGCCCTCAAGGCCATGCCGTCGATGAACCACTCCTTCGCGGTCAAGGACGGCAAGCCGACCCTGGTCAAGCCGGAGCACATCAACCTCGGCCTGGCCATCGACCTGGTGAAGCCGAACGGCGACCGCCAGCTGGTCGTCGCGGCCATCAAGAAGGCCGAGACGCTCAACTTCTTCGAGTTCTGGCAGGCGTACGAGGACATCGTCCGCCGCGCCCGTGTCGGCAAGCTCGGCATGGACGACTTCTCCGGGGTCACCGCCTCGCTGACCAACCCCGGCGGCATCGGCACCGTTCACTCGGTGCCCCGCCTGATGCCCGGACAGGGCCTCATCATGGGCGTCGGCGCGATGGACTACCCGGCGGAGTTCCAGGGCACCTCGCAGGACACCCTGAACAAGCTGGGCATCTCGAAGGTCATGACGCTGACCTCGACGTACGACCACCGGGTCATCCAGGGCGCCGCGTCCGGCGAGTTCCTGCGTGTCCTGTCCCAGCTCCTGCTCGGCGAGAACGACTTCTACGACGAGATCTTCAAGGCGCTGCGCATCCCCTACGAGCCGGTCCGCTGGCTCAAGGACATCGACGCCTCGCACGACGACGACGTCACCAAGGCCGCACGGGTCTTCGAGCTGATCCACTCCTACCGGGTCCGCGGCCACGTCATGGCCGACACCGACCCGCTGGAGTACCGCCAGCGCAAGCACCCCGACCTGGACATCAACGAGCACGGCCTCACCCTGTGGGACCTGGAGCGGGACTTCGCGGTCGGCGGTTTCGCCGGGCAGACGCTGATGAAGCTCCGCGACATCCTCGGTGTGCTGCGTGAGTCGTACTGCCGCACGACCGGCATCGAGTTCATGCACATCCAGGACCCGAAGGAGCGCAAGTGGCTCCAGGACCGGGTGGAGCGTCCGCGCCCCGCGCCGGAGCGCGAGGAGCAGCTGCGGATCCTGCGCCGTCTGAACGCCGCGGAGGCCTTCGAGACGTTCCTGCAGACCAAGTACGTCGGCCAGAAGCGGTTCTCGCTGGAGGGCGGCGAGTCCGTCATCCCGCTGCTCGACGCGGTCATCGACTCGGCCGCCGAGGCGCGCCTCGACGAGGTCGTCATCGGTATGGCCCACCGCGGCCGGCTGAACGTCCTGGCGAACATCGTCGGCAAGTCGTACGCGCAGATCTTCCGGGAGTTCGAGGGCAACCTCGACCCGCGGTCGATGCACGGCTCCGGCGACGTCAAGTACCACCTTGGCGCCGAGGGCACCTTCACCGGTCTGGACGGCGAGCAGATCAAGGTCTCGCTGGCCGCCAACCCCTCGCACCTGGAGGCGGTCGACCCGGTTCTCGAGGGCATCGCCCGCGCCAAGCAGGACATCATCAACAAGGCCGGCACGGACTTCACGGTCCTGCCCGTCGCGCTCCACGGCGACGCGGCCTTCGCGGGCCAGGGCGTCGTCGCCGAGACGCTCAACATGTCGCAGCTGCGCGGCTACCGCACCGGCGGCACGGTCCACGTCGTCATCAACAACCAGGTCGGCTTCACCGCCGCCCCGGAGGCGTCGCGCTCCTCGATGTACGCCACTGACGTGGCGCGCATGATCGAGGCGCCGATCATCCACGTCAACGGTGACGACCCGGAGGCCGTGGTCCGCGTCGCGCGGCTCGCCTTCGAGTACCGGCAGACGTTCAACAAGGACGTCGTCATCGACCTCATCTGCTACCGCCGCCGCGGTCACAACGAGGGCGACAACCCGGAGTTCACCAACCCGCAGATGTACACCCTGATCGACAAGAAGCGCTCGGTGCGCAAGCTCTACACCGAGTCCCTCATCGGTCGCGGCGACATCACGCTGGAGGAGGCCGAGCAGGCGCTCCAGGACTTCCAGGGCCAGCTGGAGAAGGTCTTCGCGGAGGTCCGCGAAGCCACCTCCGCGCCGTCCCAGCCGCATGTCCCGGACGTCCAGGCCGAGTTCCCGGTGGCGGTGAACACCGCGGTCTCCTCGGAGGTCGTGAAGCTGATCGCCGAGTCCCAGGTCAACATCCCCGACGGGATCACCGTCCACCCGCGTCTGATGCCGCAGATGCAGCGCCGCGCGGCCTCGGTGGACAACGGCACGATCGACTGGGGCATGGGCGAGACCCTGGCCATCGGATCGCTGCTGATGGAGGGCACTCCGGTCCGGCTCGCCGGCCAGGACACCCGCCGCGGCACGTTCGGCCAGCGCCACGCGGTCCTCGTCGACCAGAAGACCGGCGAGGACTACACCCCGCTGCTCTACCTCTCCGACGACCAGGCCCGTTACAACGTCTACGACTCGCTGCTCAGCGAGTACGCGGCGATGGGCTTCGAGTACGGCTACTCGCTGGCCCGCCCGGAGTCGCTGGTCATCTGGGAGGCCCAGTTCGGTGACTTCGTCAACGGCGCGCAGACGGTCGTGGACGAGTTCATCTCCTCGGCCGAGCAGAAGTGGGGCCAGACGTCCGGCGTCACGCTGCTGCTGCCGCACGGTTACGAGGGCCAGGGCCCGGACCACTCGTCCGCCCGCCCGGAGCGCTTCCTGCAGATGTGCGCGCAGGACAACATGACGGTCGCGATGCCGACCCTGCCGTCGAACTACTTCCACCTCCTCCGGTGGCAGGTGCACAACCCGCACCACAAGCCGCTGATCGTCTTCACGCCGAAGTCGATGCTCCGTCTCAAGGCGGCGGCGTCGAAGGCCGAGGAGTTCACCACCGGCGGCTTCCGTCCGGTGATCGGCGACGAGTCGGTCAAGGCCGAAGCGGTCCGCAAGGTCGTCTTCTGCGCCGGCAAGCTCTACTACGACCTGGACGCCGAGCGCGAGAAGCGTGGCGACACGGAGACGGCGATCATCCGTCTGGAGCGCCTGTACCCGCTGCCGGGTGCGGAGATCCAGGCCGAGATCGCCAAGTACCCGAACGCGGAGAAGTACCTCTGGGCCCAGGAGGAGCCGGCCAACCAGGGTGCGTGGCCGTTCATCGCGCTCAACCTGATCGACCACCTGGACCTGGCCGTCGGCGCCGATGTGCCGCACGGTGAGCGCCTGCGCCGTATCTCGCGCCGGCACGGCTCGTCCCCGGCGGTCGGTTCGGCCAAGCGTCACCAGGCCGAGCAGACCCAGCTGGTCAACGAGGTCTTCGAGGCCTGA
- a CDS encoding DUF6104 family protein, whose amino-acid sequence MYFTDRGIEELEKRRGEEEVTFEWLAEQLRTFVDLNPDFEVPVERLATWLARLDDEDEDE is encoded by the coding sequence ATGTACTTCACGGACCGTGGCATCGAGGAACTTGAGAAGCGGCGCGGCGAGGAGGAAGTCACCTTCGAGTGGCTCGCCGAGCAGCTGCGTACGTTCGTCGACCTCAACCCCGACTTCGAGGTTCCTGTCGAGCGCCTGGCGACCTGGCTGGCCCGGCTGGACGACGAGGACGAGGACGAGTAG
- a CDS encoding DUF4097 family beta strand repeat-containing protein: protein MPESTWSVAEPQRLTFDAPVTALSVRIVNGAVNVVGTEEATARLEVSGIEGPPLIVTQRDGTLTVTYEDLPWKGFLSWLDRKTPRRHAVVSLAVPSGAAVEVGVVGAGAVVSGIRGRTELRGVTGDTTLVGLAGVVRAETVSGNLEAQAVTGDLRFQSVSGDLTVVEGAGTSVRAESVSGHMVLDVDASPKPTDIRLTTVSGEIAIRLPHPADAKVEANTASGAVSNAFEDLRVGGQWGAKKITGTLGAGTGKLKATTVSGSIALLRRPPAEDDQYDAEPTGKVL, encoded by the coding sequence ATGCCTGAGTCGACGTGGTCCGTCGCCGAGCCCCAGAGGCTCACGTTCGACGCCCCCGTGACGGCGCTGAGTGTGCGCATCGTCAACGGGGCGGTCAATGTCGTCGGCACCGAGGAGGCCACCGCACGCCTGGAGGTCTCCGGCATCGAGGGCCCCCCGCTGATCGTGACCCAACGCGACGGCACCCTGACCGTGACCTACGAGGATCTGCCGTGGAAGGGGTTCCTCAGCTGGCTCGACCGGAAGACGCCGCGGCGTCACGCCGTCGTCTCGCTCGCCGTGCCCTCCGGTGCGGCGGTGGAGGTCGGCGTCGTCGGCGCCGGGGCGGTCGTCTCCGGGATCCGGGGCCGCACGGAGCTGCGGGGTGTCACCGGTGACACGACCCTCGTGGGACTCGCCGGCGTGGTCCGCGCGGAGACCGTCTCCGGCAACCTGGAGGCCCAGGCCGTCACCGGCGACCTCCGCTTCCAGTCCGTGTCGGGTGACCTGACGGTCGTCGAGGGTGCCGGGACGTCCGTACGGGCGGAATCGGTCAGCGGCCACATGGTCCTGGACGTCGATGCGTCCCCGAAGCCCACGGACATCAGACTGACCACGGTCTCCGGAGAGATCGCCATCCGGCTGCCGCACCCGGCGGACGCGAAGGTCGAGGCGAACACCGCGAGCGGCGCGGTCTCCAACGCCTTCGAGGACCTGCGGGTCGGCGGCCAGTGGGGGGCGAAGAAGATCACAGGCACGCTCGGCGCCGGGACGGGGAAACTGAAGGCGACGACCGTCTCCGGCTCGATCGCCCTGCTGCGCCGCCCACCGGCCGAGGACGACCAGTACGACGCCGAGCCGACCGGAAAGGTGCTCTGA
- a CDS encoding PadR family transcriptional regulator: MPPVFAHGRLRLYLLKLLDEAPRHGYEVIRLLEERFQGLYAPSAGTVYPRLAKLEAEGLVTHATEGGRKVYSITDAGRAELAGRGGELADLELEIRESVSELAAEIRDDVRGAAGKVRSEMRAAASESRQATGGARSGWDADFGDSETWRTAKEELRKAKQEWKEQARRAKDESRRAREDAEQARRQAREAHEKAREQMQNAARQVQEHFARGDWPTGVREGLAEITGQLGNFAKTGSWPSYTRPDPAAPDVEWAADAAATGDPSRDLDRLLDRFRDDIRDAARDRGVTEDQLTEARRHLATAATHIGTLLRGNADGKAENTRKG; the protein is encoded by the coding sequence ATGCCCCCCGTTTTCGCCCACGGCCGCCTGCGCCTGTACCTCCTGAAGCTGCTGGACGAGGCCCCGCGGCACGGCTACGAGGTGATCCGTCTGCTGGAGGAACGCTTCCAGGGGCTGTACGCGCCGTCGGCCGGCACCGTGTACCCGCGCCTGGCGAAGCTGGAGGCCGAAGGCCTGGTCACCCATGCCACCGAAGGCGGCCGCAAGGTCTACTCGATCACCGACGCCGGGCGCGCCGAGCTGGCGGGCCGGGGCGGCGAGCTGGCCGACCTGGAGCTGGAGATCCGCGAATCGGTCTCCGAGCTGGCCGCGGAGATCCGCGACGACGTACGCGGCGCGGCGGGCAAGGTGCGCAGCGAGATGCGGGCGGCGGCGTCCGAGTCGCGGCAGGCCACGGGCGGTGCCCGGAGCGGCTGGGACGCCGACTTCGGGGACAGCGAGACGTGGCGCACGGCGAAGGAGGAGCTCCGCAAGGCCAAGCAGGAGTGGAAGGAACAGGCCCGCCGGGCGAAGGACGAGTCCCGCCGCGCCCGCGAGGACGCCGAGCAGGCCCGCCGCCAGGCCCGGGAGGCCCATGAGAAGGCGCGCGAGCAGATGCAGAACGCCGCACGCCAGGTGCAGGAGCATTTCGCTCGGGGCGACTGGCCCACGGGCGTACGCGAAGGCCTGGCCGAGATCACCGGCCAGCTCGGCAACTTCGCCAAGACCGGCAGCTGGCCCTCGTACACGAGGCCCGACCCCGCCGCTCCCGACGTCGAGTGGGCCGCCGACGCGGCGGCCACGGGTGACCCGTCCCGTGACCTGGACCGCCTGCTGGACCGCTTCCGCGACGACATCCGGGACGCGGCACGGGACCGGGGAGTCACCGAGGACCAGCTGACGGAGGCCCGCCGCCACCTCGCGACGGCTGCGACACACATCGGCACGCTGCTCCGAGGCAACGCCGACGGCAAGGCCGAGAACACCAGGAAGGGCTGA
- a CDS encoding Clp protease N-terminal domain-containing protein: MFERFTKGARATVTGAVVHAERAGSDSVSEEHLLLSLLDRTGSRAAFAVASLGLVDRRSSLESALAEARRRGGLTKADTEALAGLGIDVTEIVARVEGAHGEGALEGDRRSRRWWSAQRPFTGGAKGILEKSLRVALGRGDKFIGEEHVLLALTACPGVVADVLADHGATYATVERALYGDEGEGRAKAG, from the coding sequence GGTGACGGGCGCCGTGGTTCATGCCGAGCGGGCCGGCTCGGACTCCGTCAGCGAGGAACACCTGCTGCTCTCGCTGCTGGACCGGACGGGCAGCCGGGCGGCCTTCGCCGTCGCCTCCCTCGGACTCGTCGACCGACGCTCCTCCCTGGAGTCGGCTCTCGCCGAGGCCAGGCGTCGCGGCGGCCTCACCAAGGCCGATACGGAGGCGCTGGCCGGCCTCGGCATCGACGTCACCGAGATCGTGGCCAGAGTCGAGGGCGCCCACGGCGAGGGAGCCCTGGAGGGTGACCGCAGGAGCCGCCGGTGGTGGTCGGCGCAGCGCCCGTTCACCGGGGGAGCGAAGGGCATCCTGGAGAAGTCCCTGCGCGTCGCCCTCGGACGAGGCGACAAGTTCATCGGCGAGGAGCACGTCCTTCTGGCGCTGACGGCCTGCCCCGGAGTGGTCGCCGACGTGCTCGCGGATCACGGCGCGACGTACGCCACGGTGGAGCGTGCCCTGTACGGGGACGAGGGAGAAGGCCGGGCCAAGGCGGGCTGA